One stretch of Cryptococcus neoformans var. neoformans B-3501A chromosome 5, whole genome shotgun sequence DNA includes these proteins:
- a CDS encoding hypothetical protein (HMMPfam hit to Peptidase_M16, Insulinase (Peptidase family M16), score: 175.8, E(): 8.5e-50; HMMPfam hit to Peptidase_M16_C, Peptidase M16 inactive domain, score: 134.8, E(): 2e-37) has translation MMRIPAAPRFASKASTSSRLLVPSRRATTAATSSAHTLNPAGTVTTLPNKLRVATESIPGHFHAVGVYIDAGSRYESQRTSGVSHLLDRLAFKSTDKHTDAQMTTLIDSLGSQVTCASSRETIMYQSTVFPQSLPLAFELISSTIRHPLLLPEELLAQKEAAAYEIREIWAKPELILPEILHTVAFRDNTLGMPLLCPESQLGVLGEEEVRGFMRDWYRPERMVVAGVGMPHEELVMLAEKFFGDMPATTTSPGSLHPSVTQAQQPLGSKSFATASALPVSQDYTDLAHAKAQYTGGELYMEKPEEEFVHIHIGFEGLGIHDPDIYALATLQTLLGGGGSFSAGGPGKGMYTRLYTKVLNQYHAVDFCAAFHHCYADSGLFGISASVYPQFASRIVDVMAGQLHALTGPMFGGVEEKEVRRAKNMLKSTLVMALESRLTAVEDLGRQVQIHGHKVPVEDMCAKVDALTMADLHRVANRILRPGNSSEGRVNYGLGSGKATVVAQGPGLGALGDVRRILKDRWVLGV, from the exons ATGATGAGGATACCAGCAGCCCCCCGCTTCGCTTCAAAAGCGAGCACCAGCTCGAGACTGCTAGTGCCTTCCCGACGGGCCACAACAGCCGCCACTTCTTCCGCTCAC ACATTGAACCCTGCTGGAACGGTCACAACACTTCCTAACAAACTTCGTGTTGCTACCGAGTCTATTCCTGGGCATTTCCACGCTGTGGGAGTCTACATCGATGCCGGTAGTCGATATGAAAGTCAGAGGACTAGTGGCGTATCCCATCTTTTGGACAGACTGGCTTTCAAG AGCACAGACAAGCATACTGATGCCCAGATGACCACCCTCATCGACTCTTTGGGTTCACAAGTTACTTGTGCTTCTTCCCGTGAGACCATCATGTACCAGTCAACCGTTTTCCCCCAgtctctccctctcgcATTCGAactcatctcttccactATCCGAcaccctctccttctcccagaAGAGCTTTTGGCGCAAAAGGAGGCTGCTGCGTATGAGATTCGGGAAATCTGGGCGAAGCCGGAATTGATCTTGCCGGAAATATTGCATACCGTCGCTTTCCGGGACAACACCCTTGGTATGCCCCTGCTCTGTCCTGAGAGTCAGTTGGGCGTgcttggagaggaggaagttaGAGGATTTATGAGGGACTGGTACCGACcagagaggatggtggtTGCTGGTGTCGGTATGCCGCACGAAGAACTCGTCATGCTTGCCGAAAAGTTCTTCGGAGACATGCCCGCTACCACTACCAGCCCTGGATCTCTCCACCCCTCTGTTACTCAAGCGCAACAGCCTTTGGGGAGTAAATCGTTTGCGACCGCGTCTGCTTTGCCCGTCTCTCAAGATTACACCGACCTCGCGCACGCTAAAGCCCAGTATACCGGCGGCGAGCTTTACATGGAAaagccagaagaagaatttgTCCATATTCACATTGGCTTCGAAGGATTGGGAATTCATGATCCTGATATC TATGCTCTCGCGACCCTTCAAACTCTGCTGGGCGGAGGCGGCTCCTTCTCCGCCGGAGGGCCAGGTAAAGGCATGTACACCCGCCTCTACACAAAAGTTCTGAACCAATACCACGCCGTTGATTTCTGTGCCGCCTTTCACCACTGTTACGCTGATTCCGGCCTGTTCGGCATCTCAGCCTCTGTGTATCCCCAATTCGCGTCTAGGATAGTTGATGTCATGGCGGGACAACTGCATGCGTTGACGGGACCCATGTTTGGTGgtgtggaggagaaggaggtgagGAGGGCAAAGAATATGTTGAAGAGTACTTTGGTCATGGCGCTGGAGAGTCGCTTGACTGCCGTCGAAG ATCTCGGTCGTCAAGTACAGATCCACGGCCACAAGGTCCCTGTCGAAGACATGTGCGCCAAGGTCGATGCGCTCACTATGGCGGACCTCCACCGCGTCGCAAACCGTATTTTAAGACCGGGCAACTCGTCAGAAGGGAGGGTGAATTACGGATTAGGATCGGGCAAGGCGACGGTAGTGGCGCAGGGACCAGGATTGGGTGCGTTGGGCGACGTGAGACGGATACTGAAGGATAGGTGGGTGTTGGGTGTGTAA
- a CDS encoding hypothetical protein (HMMPfam hit to DNA_mis_repair, DNA mismatch repair protein, C-terminal domain, score: 114.1, E(): 3.3e-31) — protein sequence MSEDSMDIDLRPEVEEIEPEGPKPIHRLTKDVINQIAAAEIIHRPSNAIKELLENSLDAGSTSIKISVKDGGLKLLQITDNGHGINKDDLPLLCERYATSKLQKFEDLQSLGTYGFRGEALASISYCSHVEVVTKTKNEGCGWKAHYQDGSLIPAKPGGTADPKPAAANDGTVITAADLFYNMPLRKRAFKSTSDEYNRIIDVVTKYAIHNPHVAWVCKKAGTALPDVATQVGSNTKANIAALYTSALANELLEIPESELQPARLGAKLKGWVSNANSSWSKKGGWLLFINNRLVDSNKLKKAVEGHYTSYLPKGASPWAYLSLQIDPAKIDVNVHPTKSEVRFLNEDEIVDAVVQAVQTALEGANLSRSFTVQTLLPGAPTPLGKRESSNSTIASASFSTRKAAPNYKVRMDPSNRTLDSMFTVIDPSQLSGFVEDGELQEQERPSKRRNVDPEFQGDESIVLDDDNDDEGQAEEGEREQVFADEGESAKGKAKEIEESVCHFTSIQSLRRAVKRDGSAELHEIFQRHAFVGVVDRYQCLSLIQHSTKLFLVNHGSLGDEHFYQLGLRQFGAFNRIRLDPAPQLKELLTLAAEDEPGLLEAGLEVESVVDYIASLLRDRQEMLDEYFSLLITEDGKVETLPMLLKGYTPNLDRLPHFLLCLGTQVDWDNEKECFQTFLRELAFFYSPRPFEDQPPPPHTKDENMTGDELEGVEPTPEEIQHQLWQLEHVLFPSFRRHTVWPKSCMTHVNQLADLPDLFRIFERC from the exons ATGTCAGAGGATTCTATGGACATCGATCTACGGCCAGAAGTAGAAGAAATTGAACCCGAGGGCCCGAAACCCATACATAGGCTTACAAAAGATGTAATCAACCAGATCGCTGCTGCCGAG ATTATTCATCGACCGTCAAATGCTATCAAGGAGCTCCTTGAAAACTCTCTAGATGCAGGCTCTACATCTATCAAGATTTCAGTCAAGGATGGAGGTCTGAAGCTCTTGCAAATCACCGATAACGGTCATGGCATCAACAAAGATGACTTGCCCCTTCTTTGCGAGCGCTACGCGACTTCAAAGCTGCAAAAGTTTGAGGATCTCCAGTCGTTAGGGACATATGGCTTTAGAGGCGAAGCTCTTGCAAGTATAAGTTACTGCAGTCACGTCGAAGTTGTTACGAAGACCAAAAACGAGGGGTGTGGCTGGAA AGCTCACTATCAAGATGGCAGCTTGATCCCAGCAAAGCCTGGAGGTACCGCAGACCCGAAGCCAGCGGCTGCCAATGACGGAACGGTCATCACG GCTGCAGATCTCTTCTACAACATGCCACTTCGTAAGCGGGCATTCAAGTCAACCTCAGACGAATATAACCGTATTATCGACGTGGTCACCAAATATGCCATTCATAATCCTCACGTTGCGTGGGTATGCAAAAAGGCCGGCACTGCTTTACCTGATGTTGCCACCCAGGTCGGTTCGAATACCAAGGCGAATATCGCGGCACTCTACACATCCGCACTGGCCAATGAGTTGCTAGAAATACCAGAGTCTGAACTGCAGCCTGCTAGGCTAGGTGCAAAGCTAAAAGGCTGGGTGAGTAATGCGAATAGTAGCTGGTCGAAGAAGGGGGGGTGGTTACTTTTCATTAATA ATAGGCTAGTCGATTCGAACAAATTGAAGAAAGCTGTAGAAGGCCACTACACCTCGTACCTCCCAAAAGGTGCTTCGCCCTGGGCATATCTCAG TCTGCAAATTGACCCCGCAAAAATTGACGTGAATGTACATCCCACAAAGTCAGAGGTCCGTTTTCtcaatgaagatgaaattgTCGACGCTGTCGTGCAAGCCGTTCAAACCGCTCTAGAAGGTGCCAACCTCTCGCGTTCTTTCACCGTTCAA ACTCTGCTTCCTGGTGCCCCTACACCTTTAGGAAAACGTGAAAGTTCAAATTCCACTATAGCATCTGCATCATTCTCTACCCGCAAAGCAGCTCCAAACTATAAAGTCCGCATGGACCCGTCCAACCGTACCCTCGACTCCATGTTCACTGTCATTGACCCCTCCCAACTCTCCGGTTTCGTCGAAGACGGAGAATTGCAGGAACAAGAACGACCTTCCAAAAGGAGGAATGTTGATCCAGAATTTCAAGGTGATGAGTCCATAGTACTGGACGATGATAACGACGACGAGGgacaagcagaagaaggggaaagagaacaaGTTTTCGCggatgaaggggaaagTGCGAAAGGGAAAgcgaaggagattgaggagaGCGTATGTCATTTTACAAGTATCCAATCTTTGAGAAGGGCAGTCAAGAGGGATGGAAGTGCTG AGCTTCACGAGATCTTTCAACGGCATGCTTTCGTCGGAGTTGTCGATCGATATCAATGCCTTTCGCTTATCCAGCATAGCACGAAGCTATTCCTTGTCAACCATGGCTCATTGGG TGATGAACATTTTTATCAACTTGGTCTTCGGCAGTTCGGCGCATTTAACCGTATACGCCTTGATCCTGCCCCACAGTTGAAGGAGCTTTTGACGTTAGCGGCAGAGGACGAGCCTGGGCTGCTTGAAGCAGGGTTGGAGGTAGAAAGTGTTGTGGAT TATATCGCAAGCTTGTTAAGAGACCGTCAGGAAATGCTGGACGAATAtttttcccttctcatTACTGAAGACGGAAAAGTGGAGACCCTCCCTATGTTGTTGAAAGGATATACTCCGAATTTGGATCGGTTGCCTCACTTCTTACTATGCCTTGGAACACAA GTGGACTGGGATAATGAAAAGGAATGTTTCCAAACTTTCCTTCGCGAACTCGCATTCTTCTATTCCCCTCGGCCTTTTGAAGACCAACCCCCTCCACCGCACACTAAAGATGAAAACATGACCGGAGACGAGTTAGAGGGTGTAGAGCCCACCCCGGAAGAGATTCAGCATCAGCTCTGGCAGCTCGAGCACGTCTTGTTCCCCAGCTTTAGACGGCACACAGTATGGCCAAAGAGCTGTATGACGCATGTCAATCAACTGGCCGATTTGCCGGACTTGTTTAGGATCTTTGAAAGATGTTAA